One Anopheles marshallii chromosome 3, idAnoMarsDA_429_01, whole genome shotgun sequence genomic region harbors:
- the LOC128714909 gene encoding endoplasmic reticulum metallopeptidase 1-like: MEETQNQAEIHSLSPLTDEKRSNHQDKFSTWWLVGLTGAVVGVYLLVYWNWVSMPLALRRADEPTHPDRFIAEVAKQYLFEMSNVGPRVAGSYTNEIITVQFLLRVINEIAAEANPAHKVEVEVQQAYGDMFLDYEKYPQTSVYQGIQNVVTRIIPSQSKDPENYLMLSSHFDSVPQSPGGGDDGTMSVIMLEVLRKLSQSPHPYDHGLVFVFNGCEENTLQGSHAFVAHHRWFGKVRTFINMDVAANGGRDIMFQAGPKYSFLMKYYRDFVPHPYCTAVAEELFQADLVPSETDYYVYSKYGKIPGMDFAHSTWGYLYHTAYDVYTTIPNTTLQHTGDNVLALARALANAEELYDIREHEGSKAVFFDFLNWFLVYYPLWASILLNIGLSAIALSAISLSLWLMSRSTELTIWQLLLQGLRSLGVVLLSIIVGVGLSLLLAVILNAVDSTMSWFTQTWLIFGLYICPFLIATCTGPVLYVHFVKNDHLSLLARVQLLLNATCVLYVVILIVLTAMSIRSGYLFTMAILFYTVTTLVNASLQVFVKHASKYWIYVHLIGQIAPIAYFSSVSLTAFATFIPMQGRGNADANPELLIALFAVLVGLLVTGFLTPLVVLARKGYLFIALIGVFFVVSIIVMVTSAGFPFRAHTSPERFYIYHCTREFYHQNGTLRRLEGGFYVHPQDRYTGDLIREVALEFEANAVPLGDQCEKELYCGIPFYQNTQHNQRENGLWIQGSAFTLPETIDLKHVGNQYDANLNTTTFLFTVKGTDHMSFYVSPVRGVKLVNWSFSQDIPRSGLSWNGQDVHYINFVHGIDDRPYEFHITVQGSASKASEAGWNFYLNVVAQYMHHEQYRTSEFGQFINLFPLYAHVVAYPAHLISKIF; the protein is encoded by the exons ATggaagaaacacaaaatcagGCGGAGATCCACAGCTT GTCTCCGCTCACCGATGAAAAACGCTCCAACCATCAAGACAAATTTTCCACTTGGTGGTTAGTTGGTCTTACCGGTGCAGTCGTCGGAGTTTATCTGCTCGTCTACTGGAATTGGGTGTCAATGCCACTAGCACTTCGACGAGCGGATGAACCCACGCATCCGGACCGTTTCATAGCAGAAGTGGCCAAGCAATACCTGTTTGAGATGAGCAATGTTGGACCACGGGTGGCTGGCAGCTACACCAACGAAATTATCACCGTCCAGTTCTTGCTACGCGTTATCAATGAAATCGCAGCCGAAGCAAACCCGGCTCATAAAGTTGAGGTGGAGGTTCAGCAGGCCTATGGTGATATGTTTCTAGACTACGAGAAGTACCCACAAACGAGTGTATATCAAGGCATCCAGAATGTGGTCACTCGTATAATACCATCACAGAGCAAGGATCCCGAAAACTACCTCATGCTTAGCTCGCACTTTGACAGCGTCCCGCAGAGCCCTGGAGGCGGGGACGATGGTACGATGAGTGTCATCATGCTGGAGGTGTTGAGAAAACTGTCGCAAAGTCCACACCCGTACGATCATGGtttagtgtttgtgtttaatgGATGTGAGGAGAACACCCTGCAAGGATCGCATGCATTTGTGGCACATCATCGCTGGTTTGGGAAGGTGCGTACGTTCATCAACATGGATGTTGCGGCAAACGGAGGGCGTGACATCATGTTTCAAGCTGGACCGAAATATTCATTCCTCATGAAA TATTATCGCGATTTCGTTCCACACCCTTATTGTACGGCTGTGGCGGAGGAACTGTTCCAGGCCGATCTGGTTCCGTCGGAAACGGATTACTACGTGTATTCGAAGTACGGGAAAATCCCCGGCATGGATTTCGCACACAGCACGTGGGGTTATCTTTATCATACAGCGTACGATGTGTACACAACCATACCCAATACAACGTTACAACATACCGGTGACAATGTGCTGGCCCTCGCCAGAGCGTTAGCCAATGCAGAGGAACTGTACGACATCCGTGAGCATGAGGGCTCCAAGGCGGTGTTCTTCGATTTTCTCAACTGGTTCCTCGTGTACTATCCATTGTGGGCCTCGATCTTACTTAATATTGGCCTATCCGCTATTGCTTTATCGGCCATCAGCCTATCCTTATGGTTGATGTCGCGTAGCACGGAATTAACAATTTGGCAGTTGCTACTACAAGGTCTTCGGAGCTTGGGTGTCGTCCTGTTATCAATCATTGTCGGCGTAGGCTTGTCTTTGCTGCTTGCCGTCATTTTAAATGCCGTCGATTCGACAATGAGTTGGTTCACCCAGACGTGGTTGATCTTTGGGCTGTACATTTGTCCATTCCTAATTGCAACATGCACCGGTCCAGTGTTGTATGTTCATTTTGTCAAAAAT GATCATCTATCGCTGCTTGCACGTGTCCAATTGCTACTCAATGCTACTTGCGTCCTGTACGTGGTGATACTGATCGTACTGACTGCTATGAGTATCCGCTCGGGCTACCTATTCACAATGGCCATCTTGTTCTATACCGTTACAACGTTGGTGAATGCATCCTTACAGGTGTTCGTCAAACATGCATCCAAGTACTGGATATATGTGCATCTGATAGGACAAATTGCaccgattgcatactttagctCCGTGTCGCTGACGGCGTTCGCCACCTTCATCCCGATGCAGGGACGCGGAAATGCGGATGCCAATCCGGAACTACTGATCGCCCTGTTTGCGGTGCTAGTGGGCTTGCTGGTGACGGGTTTCTTGACCCCGCTGGTTGTGTTAGCACGCAAAGGATACCTCTTCATTGCGCTGATTGGCGTTTTCTTCGTTGTTTCAATCATCGTTATGGTGACCTCTGCCGGATTTCCATTTCGAGCCCACACTTCGCCCGAGCGCTTTTATATCTAC CATTGTACACGCGAATTCTATCACCAGAACGGCACACTTAGACGGCTCGAGGGTGGATTCTACGTTCACCCGCAGGACCGTTACACAGGGGACCTCATACGAGAGGTGGCGCTGGAATTTGAAGCCAACGCTGTACCGTTGGGTGATCAGTGCGAAAAGGAGCTATACTGTGGAATACCATTCTATCAAAACACGCAGCACAACCAGCGCGAAAATGGACTGTGGATACAAGGCTCCGCATTTACCCTCCCGGAAACAATCGACCTGAAGCACGTTGGCAACCAGTACGATGCCAACCTTAATACGACTACGTTCTTATTCACCGTGAAAGGGACGGATCATATGAGCTTTTACGTTTCACCGGTAAGAGGAGTAAAGCTGGTGAACTGGAGCTTCAGTCAGGACATTCCTCGCAGCGGATTGTCGTGGAATGGACAGGATGTGCATTACATTAATTTCGTTCACGGAATCGACGATCGGCCTTACGAGTTTCATATTACGGTGCAAGGCTCGGCAAGCAAAGCTTCGGAGGCGGGTTGGAACTTTTACTTGAACGTAGTGGCACAGTACATGCACCATGAGCAGTATCGTACGTCCGAATTCGGACAATTTATCAACCTATTTCCTCTTTATGCGCATGTCGTTGCTTATCCGGCTCATCTTATTAGCAAAATTTTCTGA